A stretch of DNA from Rhizoctonia solani chromosome 9, complete sequence:
CTCAGGGCCCTTTACCAACGGTTGGGAATCAAACCGTCTTTCTCATTGGCTTATCACCCAGAATcagatggccaaacagaacgggtcaaccaattcattgagttctacctcagatcataCGTAGCAGCCAATCACTCAGACTGGACTGGCTCCCCttggcagaatatgcatacataATGCCAAACATGCCACCACCGGGAAAACGCCTTTTGAACTGgtctatggaagaaaccTGGTAATGAACCTGTCAAATGTTCCagccaacgtcccagaagcagacgcTGTAGCAGATACCCTAGcccgggaatggaaggaagcagaagCAGCCCTGAGAATGAGCAAAGAACAAATGACCAGGAATCAAGGAACCGTGCTGGAATACTCAATAGGCAAAAGGGTTTGGCTAGATGGAAGAAATGTAGAACTTAGGACCAATTCTAACAAGCTAGACCCCAAGCAACTTGGTCCCTTCAGAgtcattgagaaaatctctagCCACGCCTACGGCCTAGAGCTACCGGAATctctgaaaatccacaacgtgttctatgtgggactatTATCCAAGAGCcacaaatccccaagtcagcctTTTCCAGAAAggccccctcctgaaacaatagaaggggaagaagaatatgaggtcaaacaaatcattgactctaagCAACAAAAGGAAAATGGGTCTATTtaattaaatggaaagggtacaGACCAGAggacaactcatgggaacctgaagaactgctggaacacagccaggaagagatcaagcgtttcaaccaagctagactcagaaaggctcgtgacgctgccaagagcctttaaggggggggcaatgtcataacctccttacttataccattagaattgcacgttttttctattatttttagtattttttacggacttgatatcttttgtttcttgatcacgtgatcttggcacttattatgccaagatgccgcgctgagatgccgtgccaaggacgcttaggagaaatccacgcttctgcgcagcccgcagcaggcttctcatttgccttctatacttctttctctcacgcgcacagaccatgtaaatagtgtgccttgtctatatatacagcaggaaaattgcttggagacaccaagtcaattttaccttgtctcttacccattagagaaggtatccagccagctaagtagccggcccctaagtagttcacagacgctcaccaccccctttacctatcacacctcccaggcctcaggccctgTTGCCGTCAGTAGTCAGAAGTAGAAGTGCCTTAGgcgctattagtatagccttagatagttgtcttacataagccagtatagtagtacggccttaagcgcccgctcccatcagtgtgtacccaccttacagtggtgtacaacaacaaacaaggtaactgttgtagacacaattgataccacggaatttattccaattttcttgattttaaacaaagttgaacagacaaccttttcaatcacgtgacattggcgcttatattatacactaagcgccaagccacgtccccccTGCGCTTACTcaagcacatgtagccacctccacctatgacatcatcatgacatgtcagtgacatgtatgcatgagtaaggccaactgcggagcggggttcttattggattacacaTTTGActtattgtatttgtaattagttgatacttagaatatataaagaggcacaccaaccatggtaacacccaggtcaattacctcttgttgcatcttacattgtacaagggccctatAGCCCAGCAAACCCCTACTTAGTTACTAgttccacactgccttaagcggcttcattgttgtacttagatagttgccattgcccttataggcttggccaccgtagtatagcttgacgttgttgtaggtagcttgcataCTGCCTCACGCAGTTCTTACTTGTAcacacccggccgcaagcgccctccacctcaacgtccttacagacatctaggacagtaactgtctaactataaaaggtagaaaacttaggaagataagtaataagagaaatctatgctagtgaaattagagtatattagagtggctagttatcttgctagaagagtaaggtggttagtatcagggtgatccctaccaataaccagtaatgagcgtattactgttcagcaggcaacgcaaggtacaagcaaagtagtataaaacctaaatgtcagtctctggaactcactgtaatttaattgagaattataGAAATTTATTTTCTTGTATCCAATGGTAGACAAGGGGGTAAAGgtgttgtggaagcaccaaacacttagcagacagccaggaagtcttggcagggttgcacttaagctggttctaggttccctgtataggttgggaccgtcctagaggctatatgcgccaaacttaagagctttaggctaatttactatgtatgatacttaaagAGATCAATAGAAGTTCTTAAGATTCACacaggctgagagaggatggtaaaatgtgatgcattcaaaaggccagttcaaggggctatttatacccttggaggcctgtgattactatatacagtagggtaagatacatgacaagatgaaaagagatgagatgttaagtgagagcctgtctcataaagcaatgccttataagagttagcctccagttctaagaatatccttcccctcactaagacactctaggaaaaggctgaaacaagctgtgctcttagtgaggcccagaccttcctcttagctacttgggttagtagcttctggaaagcagagtgcttacttaagaatAGTTAGTTAGACTCAAGTTATTAAGTCTTCCCTTCAAGGAACTgtttctcccttaataccttgagtatttacatgattaaaaatagtagaaataacagAGAAATTCAAGGAATATTTCTATGTACTTTACAAGTGTTTGTCTACACTAATTTCAAGGCCAAATCATGTTTGCTTTGCCGttctttactattttatCCTGTTCCATAACAACTGTTCTCCTTGGGACAATGAACATGGCACAAGATTTGTTCTTGGGTGGACTAGCAAGGCAGGGTGTTTCACAAGAACTATGGCTGGATTCTGGGTCAAGCTGAGCAGCTTggtgttatggaatgactactttagacatatgcgcccctaattgccaatagtgaatagtgcaaactaaggtaatcatacttgctctatccaaatatgggcatgagaattactatatttggaaactggttttgctacaagaccttttatactttatttcctcattgcacttgcatatatacacatttgATCATGCAAAAtggtcatactattatttctatgatttatagcatttttgtattgtacatttatatgtaggaatggtacttacagaccatagaacaagtgcaagtaagcatgcaagcgccagcgcttagtaattgcaaataagcgccaaaggttggcggGGCGCACCAACGCCaatatctcggcgggaaataggcatattactatgcggacaaatgtcaataggtcggaggctccggcatctcacttctcaaaaaggaatcgtctgattctgagccaaattgatggagaaactaaccatttaagtctctagctttttctatgagatcctaccttgcctcatgttacaacctcctaacatataccattagaatcgcctgaattttctcttatttttagtattttttacggactagATATCTTaccttttttgatcacgtgatctcggcgcttattatgccgaaatgccgcgccgagatgccgtgccaagggcgcttaagagaaatccacgcttctgcgcagcccgcagcacgcttcttatttgtctcatgtacttctttctctcgcGCGCAcggaccatgtagatagtacgatttgtctatatatacagcagggaaatcgcttggaaccaccaagtcgattttacctcgtctcatattcattgaggaggattagtcagccagctaagtagcaggcccccagtagtattcagacgctcaccaccccttaacctaccacacctccaggcctaaggcccccccgCACTTGAGTAAtagtagtagtccgccttaagcggaagTAGGATAGCCttgttagttagattacgtacgtgttgcttgtagtagtacggccttaagcgcccgatcccaccagcgtgtgcccaccttacagtggtgcacgacattgtaaaatcgacttgcgtaggcttgatcgacaaACAAGAGGAACTCccgtactagcacgagggaaaacgGGTgatcggactcgcctttcagctttaataatcaaacagctgTCGGTCCCAcccagtaccaaattgctataaggcggacagtctctaatcgtccgcataccacgtgttttgccggaacacagcagttagcaaccctagacagccgaatcacccgcttgcaaaaaacccgctcgtatcacgatcgccagatctgttgattcgttgtagggattgtccaatgctaggtgtttgacgcaagggtttagcgttcacacactgcgcaaaaaccgctcataagtcctgtatcaggcactctatccccccacgccgtctcaaacattccatccacccgctctggcgccccccatccatactcccgtccctctagcCGCTCCTCCCGTCGTTCCGttccaacccattcccaaccaccctcttgcagctcatctcccactccgagagacctgccaagaatggaaccggagccaaccacttccgctctcctcaaggctatcacagccctcaccgcCACTGTCGGGACCTTGCAAGCCCAAATCacatcccaaggccaacagctcattgagctcaaagccatatgcaaggaaaccgccgaCCTCCTCGGGGACAAAGACCAAGGAGCACcacaagcccagcctggcccatcgactgggcctgtcactcctcccacccacttgggaggagaaacccacactccaggcacggttaggcctggactcaaggccccattccggCCTTCAAGGGGAACAGGCTTTGATtccgaggaagaggatgaaCCAAGGCGGCCAAAGAAAGAGCCTCAGGGAACGCCTGCTAGACATCTAGGGtctctcaccccctttgatgcagggtccagcgtgaagcggcccaaaatggacctcccagacccatacaagggagataCCAGAGGACGTAAGGCCACCCAGTGGCTTGACAGAATGATGCTTTGGGTTGCTCTCCACCGCAACcaatttgacaaagaagaacagatggtcgtttggatcctctaccacatggaGGACAAAGCAGCagactgggcgctccccatcattggggcCATCATTAAGGGCGAGGGAAATCCccccaccatccaggccttgACcggcaaattcaaggaggcctttgCCGACCCCGACGCCAAGCGAGCTGCGGCCAGAAAAATAGCCGCCCTCTCCCAAACCACAACCACCTccaagtacgtcacggagttccgcaatttaatggcggaattagactggaacgaggaagcctacattgcgcagttcacgcaaggcctccattggaaggtcaaagaactACTATCGACCAAGGATAGCGTTCCTGACGAGCTCGaggcaatttttgcggcctccATTAAAATTGATAACatccgccgcaaaaatgaggagaaccgccctaaGAAGGCACCCGctaagtccccggccaccacgaccacttccacctctaccaccaccactagggtccgcctatccaaggaccccaactacgtaACCCCGGAAGAAAGAGATAGCCGCCGCGCGTCAGGACTATGCGTCAAATGTGGTCAGAAGGGGCACGGGATCAAGCAGTGTCCTaacggctggaaggccacagtCAAGGAGGCGGTTAAGGTTGCCGAGGTCAaggagtcgggaaaagattaaggtcaaggactgctgccaagcccccaactCAGAAAAAGGACGATTTAGATAGATTTGTCAAATTTGTATCAGTTGGtcttgattcaaataaaaaacccttATTATTTATCAATCTACATGTCCAGAATTTCCCAgcagaacccctcaaaacTCTCATAGACTCTGGAGCCACATCCAACTTTATATCTCCCTCCGTTGtcgaaaaatataaaattccaaaaacccaactcgaaaatccacgagttgtgagaatgttagatggtacaatttctcagactggtcgcatctggcaccaggttcaactcgcggttttggccaatggccatatacattccattcctttccttgtttgtcccattgggaacaccccggctattttaggcatgacttggttaacggcagaagctcccctcattgactggcaacagggattgGTCACATTCCCGGAACAGGTTcagattgcctctgaggaagaagcagacccggatcctttagcagaccttccCCCACAGTATcacgagtttgctaaagtcttcggcgaagaagaattcaaggtcctccctccacatagggagtacgACATCGCTATAGACCTTattccagatgccaaactatcTCCAGGCCCCATTTATGGTATGACAGACGCGGAGTCCAAGGCATTAaagcaacacattgatgaagAGCTAGCCACAGGCAAAATTCGCCCCAGTACTTCATCAGCAGGCGCTCCAGTCATGTTCGTGAAAAAGGCAGACGGTTCCCTcaggctggttgtggattacagaAAGCTCAATGacgtaacccacaaaaatgtgTATCCGCTCC
This window harbors:
- a CDS encoding Transposon Tf2-7 polyprotein, yielding MNLSNVPANVPEADAVADTLAREWKEAEAALRMSKEQMTRNQGTVLEYSIGKRVWLDGRNVELRTNSNKLDPKQLGPFRVIEKISSHAYGLELPESLKIHNVFYVGLLSKSHKSPSQPFPERPPPETIEGEEEYEVKQIIDSKQQKENGPEDNSWEPEELLEHSQEEIKRFNQARLRKARDAAKSL